The Williamsoniiplasma somnilux genome includes a window with the following:
- a CDS encoding Cof-type HAD-IIB family hydrolase, whose amino-acid sequence MFGKKLDYVLTDCDGTICDSGFDVAKDTVKSIVKYQRKSGYRFSFITGRLDVSSKKIAKQLKIQLPVVSCNGALITNINTGEFLHAEYIDKTTCIKLFEQGHELGLDLVVYQPGSMVGTPNSVRMNKWKEYKKTISKKYHFPTITYSNLQEIATAIKNEEVKPVEIIFYTLDKKIEQKAHELFKKYLSKIDFGQSLPGVFNIVKKNVNKLSGLKHFAKIIGVDYQKIVTFGDNYNDIEMTKGVTYGYAVNNAVNELKKVAYQVIGSVEQNGVGQQLEKMIEDNNEN is encoded by the coding sequence ATGTTTGGTAAAAAATTGGATTATGTATTAACTGATTGTGATGGCACAATTTGTGACAGTGGTTTTGATGTGGCTAAAGATACAGTTAAATCAATCGTCAAATACCAAAGAAAAAGTGGTTATCGTTTTTCTTTTATAACTGGACGCTTAGATGTTTCTTCCAAAAAAATTGCCAAACAATTAAAAATTCAATTACCTGTTGTTTCATGTAATGGAGCTTTAATTACAAATATTAACACTGGAGAATTTTTACATGCAGAATACATTGATAAAACTACTTGTATTAAGCTATTTGAACAAGGACATGAACTAGGTTTAGACTTGGTAGTTTATCAACCAGGAAGTATGGTTGGAACACCTAATTCAGTCCGAATGAATAAATGAAAAGAGTACAAGAAAACAATTTCTAAAAAATATCACTTTCCTACAATTACATATTCAAATTTACAAGAAATTGCTACAGCAATTAAAAATGAAGAAGTTAAACCTGTTGAAATTATTTTTTATACACTTGATAAGAAAATTGAGCAAAAAGCTCATGAATTATTTAAAAAATATTTATCTAAAATTGATTTTGGGCAATCATTACCTGGTGTTTTTAATATAGTTAAAAAAAATGTTAACAAATTGTCAGGATTGAAACATTTTGCAAAAATAATTGGTGTAGATTATCAAAAAATAGTGACATTTGGAGATAATTATAATGATATAGAAATGACAAAAGGTGTAACTTATGGTTATGCTGTAAACAATGCTGTAAACGAACTAAAAAAAGTTGCTTACCAAGTGATTGGAAGTGTAGAGCAAAATGGAGTTGGTCAACAACTAGAAAAAATGATTGAGGACAACAATGAAAACTAA
- a CDS encoding nicotinate-nucleotide adenylyltransferase: MKTKKRVALFGGSFDPVHTDHVNIALACHEKLNFEEVWMIPAYLNPFKKKEHSPIVDRLAMLRIIEKKHHFIRINQYEIQNNRPTYTYETVAYLVENYHDFEFAFIMGSDQLDTFEKWNNFDKLINLVPFKVFLRSEKYNKDVVAKYNLEVFEFNNNFLSSTDIRDLKHLDKQIPQINDYVNYNLLYLSERMEKHMDHERFVHCLNVGQMAKKLAIKHGVDENKALVAGTLHDITKRWDKQKAEWYLKKYTPGLINEPLPVWHSFTGSLHLEKDWLIKDQEILQAVFNHTVGSPDMTPLDMIVFCADKISAERNYSEVEKLREICFEDLIKGFKLLVKNQYDVAIERHGKNSIGSMLQHTYDYWVKGVRE; this comes from the coding sequence ATGAAAACTAAAAAGCGTGTAGCATTATTTGGCGGAAGTTTTGACCCTGTTCATACAGATCATGTTAATATTGCTCTTGCATGTCACGAAAAATTAAATTTTGAAGAAGTTTGAATGATTCCCGCTTATTTGAATCCTTTTAAGAAAAAAGAACATAGTCCGATTGTTGACCGTTTAGCAATGTTAAGAATCATTGAAAAAAAACATCATTTTATTCGTATTAATCAATATGAAATTCAAAATAATCGCCCAACTTACACTTATGAAACAGTTGCTTATTTAGTTGAAAATTATCATGATTTTGAATTTGCGTTTATTATGGGATCAGACCAATTAGATACTTTTGAAAAATGAAATAATTTTGACAAATTAATTAATTTAGTTCCTTTTAAAGTCTTTTTAAGATCAGAAAAATACAACAAAGATGTTGTTGCTAAATATAATTTAGAAGTTTTTGAATTTAACAATAATTTTTTATCTTCAACAGATATTAGAGATTTAAAACATCTTGATAAACAAATTCCTCAAATCAATGATTATGTTAACTACAATCTTTTATATTTATCAGAACGTATGGAAAAACACATGGATCATGAAAGATTTGTTCATTGCTTAAATGTTGGTCAAATGGCTAAAAAATTAGCTATTAAACATGGAGTTGATGAAAACAAAGCATTAGTTGCCGGAACTTTACACGATATTACTAAACGTTGAGACAAACAAAAAGCAGAATGATATTTAAAGAAATACACTCCAGGTTTAATTAATGAACCTTTACCTGTTTGACATTCATTTACTGGATCATTGCATTTAGAAAAAGATTGATTAATTAAAGATCAAGAAATTCTTCAAGCGGTTTTTAATCATACTGTGGGTTCTCCCGATATGACGCCTTTAGATATGATTGTTTTTTGTGCTGATAAGATATCTGCAGAACGAAATTATTCTGAAGTTGAAAAATTAAGAGAGATTTGTTTTGAAGATTTAATTAAAGGTTTCAAACTGCTTGTTAAAAACCAATATGATGTAGCGATTGAAAGACATGGAAAAAATAGCATTGGATCAATGTTGCAACATACATATGATTATTGAGTTAAAGGAGTTAGAGAATAA
- the mtnN gene encoding 5'-methylthioadenosine/S-adenosylhomocysteine nucleosidase, producing MKIIIGAMEEELEPLKKALNLKPVINSLIQEYISNDKEVLVAWTGIGQVNAATGLTYLLTKYGQAVEYVLNVGTAGAINKDFKRGDLLFIEKASYSSADVTGFGYVYGQIPRMPKYFLGTEDLIATIGYKLEQVNQTFFLANTATSDRFFSNYEQVQKYASKLPFTAHIVEMECAAYYQVAYLFDISIVAIKIVSDVIGLENSNEEQFDEFLPKVAQKLNELVQLILK from the coding sequence ATGAAAATTATAATCGGAGCAATGGAAGAAGAGTTAGAACCTTTAAAAAAGGCATTAAACTTAAAACCAGTAATCAATTCTCTAATTCAAGAATATATTAGCAATGATAAAGAAGTCCTAGTTGCTTGAACAGGAATTGGTCAAGTTAATGCAGCTACTGGTTTAACTTATTTATTAACCAAATATGGACAAGCAGTTGAATATGTTTTAAATGTGGGTACTGCAGGAGCTATTAATAAAGATTTCAAAAGAGGTGATTTGTTATTTATAGAAAAAGCCAGTTATTCATCAGCTGATGTTACTGGTTTTGGGTATGTTTATGGACAAATTCCAAGAATGCCGAAATATTTTCTTGGCACAGAAGATTTAATTGCCACTATTGGTTATAAATTAGAACAAGTAAACCAAACTTTTTTCTTAGCAAATACAGCAACTAGTGATAGATTTTTTTCTAATTATGAACAAGTTCAAAAATATGCTTCTAAATTACCTTTCACAGCTCATATTGTTGAAATGGAATGTGCCGCATATTATCAAGTGGCTTATTTATTTGATATTTCAATAGTGGCAATTAAAATTGTTAGTGATGTTATTGGTTTAGAAAATAGCAATGAAGAACAATTTGATGAGTTTTTACCAAAAGTAGCTCAAAAGCTAAATGAATTAGTACAATTAATTTTAAAATAA
- a CDS encoding deoxynucleoside kinase produces the protein MKIAIYGTVGAGKTTLINYLKQNLPNSYKVFWEPITNNPYFEDSYSLDLELAKAATYKSEIYMLSARYQQFKESLKYENVIYDRGIMDTITFVHCNYDNQRINEVDWNVYSDYFENCVVPSIANNLQNTNGYDLVIYLKVTPETSIKRIVNRGIERELKVDKEFWKLLVKKYDYWYEKLKDKLPFLLIDGNIENPEIYVNKILKLIKKIAK, from the coding sequence ATGAAGATAGCAATTTATGGAACAGTTGGAGCAGGTAAAACAACACTTATTAATTATTTAAAACAAAATTTACCAAATAGTTATAAAGTTTTTTGAGAACCCATCACCAATAATCCTTATTTTGAAGATAGTTATTCTCTAGATTTAGAACTAGCAAAAGCAGCAACTTACAAAAGTGAGATATATATGCTTTCTGCAAGATATCAACAATTTAAAGAGTCATTAAAATACGAAAATGTAATTTATGATCGTGGCATTATGGATACAATTACTTTTGTTCATTGCAACTATGATAATCAACGAATTAATGAAGTTGACTGAAACGTCTATTCTGATTATTTTGAAAATTGCGTAGTTCCGTCAATTGCAAATAATTTACAAAATACTAACGGTTATGATTTAGTAATTTATTTAAAAGTTACTCCTGAAACTTCAATTAAAAGAATTGTAAATCGTGGAATCGAGAGAGAATTAAAAGTTGATAAAGAATTTTGAAAATTACTCGTAAAGAAATATGATTATTGATATGAAAAATTAAAAGATAAATTGCCTTTTTTATTAATTGATGGAAATATTGAAAATCCAGAAATTTATGTTAATAAGATTTTAAAGTTAATTAAAAAAATAGCAAAATAA
- a CDS encoding DUF262 domain-containing protein — translation MKTKNFEFIKNLNDKGDILYNLYSEIEENINNINWSFRQKCGIALEGLAKIVLKKPLDKPFLIQQAIEDIRGKQNIPPEIMNSFKTLQLNRNIDSHFFDDGIYKEGTQTINQKINLLRQLFYVSAFMVNEFVDSFDQKAIAFGDFKETPYFENISSNIKEIVEEKGSDKHDDKLILIDKLSIADLLLNKKIFFYIPSYQRSYSWNKEFCEDLIENVLQNGKVNESQFFGSIAIIIEEWKDDNKRIKLIDGQQRITTSLIIFRVIRDLLININQKNLILEDLKDTFGTKAQYKIINDSGNYIEGDALKELIKYDKVPYDEKSQYFKPFKKTNAWKNYTSIFDKLKLLNEEEIEGFYYYYAKKYIFSCIDFKKNREQEMEIFENLNSKGMELSIMDLCKNALFLKIDKKDFEEHEDLIVNLFNKNLNISEYENRLPSEEIEDNKKREIEESFIYTYIVYALKTDKHKRKDRRSMLKFFTQTLSGDNWTINEFEKNINNLGKYFSIFLEVWFGRYKGPDSSLYEFRNYMDVFDKKGALLSLLFYISDLFEKNYDPYIKKIFYKDEKYEKMKNIFFEIEKWSFGVVQYRGGQSSVGATIALTKYIDSIKNRSNYFLELDKYIGKWFGGKVGGFEENDKSIPKISMDFKTPTREEFISSLIEKKLKAPVRKTFLKRIEEYTYNQGNNKKQIEFIDPSIEHIIPQTLSREWKKYLVENSENEYNESNIEEISTNKIDMIGNLLIFDSSENTKISNKIFSDKQRWYKKSNSMSARNINIVDNFNLTNIEVFSLKQLDHRTEALATLLADTIYKYE, via the coding sequence ATGAAAACAAAAAATTTTGAATTTATTAAAAACTTAAATGATAAAGGCGACATTTTATATAATTTATATTCAGAAATTGAAGAAAATATAAACAATATAAATTGAAGTTTTAGGCAAAAATGCGGAATTGCATTAGAAGGTTTGGCAAAAATTGTTTTAAAAAAACCGTTAGATAAACCTTTTCTCATACAACAAGCAATTGAAGATATAAGAGGAAAACAAAATATTCCACCGGAAATTATGAATTCATTTAAAACATTACAATTGAACAGGAATATAGATTCACATTTTTTTGATGATGGTATATACAAAGAAGGAACGCAAACAATTAATCAAAAAATTAATTTACTTAGACAATTGTTTTATGTTAGCGCTTTTATGGTTAATGAATTTGTTGATTCTTTTGATCAAAAAGCAATTGCTTTTGGTGATTTTAAAGAAACTCCTTATTTTGAAAATATTTCTTCAAATATTAAAGAAATAGTTGAAGAAAAAGGCAGCGATAAACATGACGATAAATTAATTTTGATAGATAAACTATCTATTGCTGATTTATTGTTGAATAAAAAAATTTTCTTTTACATACCATCTTATCAACGCTCATATTCATGAAATAAGGAATTTTGTGAAGATTTAATAGAAAATGTATTACAAAATGGAAAAGTAAATGAATCGCAATTTTTTGGTTCTATAGCAATTATTATAGAGGAATGAAAAGACGACAACAAAAGAATTAAACTTATAGACGGACAACAAAGAATAACTACAAGTTTGATTATATTTAGAGTGATAAGAGATTTGCTTATAAATATTAATCAAAAAAATTTAATACTAGAAGATTTAAAAGATACCTTCGGAACTAAAGCACAATATAAAATCATTAATGACTCTGGTAATTATATCGAAGGAGATGCTCTGAAAGAACTTATAAAATATGATAAAGTACCATATGATGAAAAAAGTCAATATTTTAAACCCTTTAAAAAAACTAATGCTTGGAAAAATTATACTTCTATCTTTGATAAATTAAAATTACTTAATGAAGAAGAAATTGAAGGATTTTATTACTATTATGCTAAAAAGTATATTTTTTCGTGCATTGATTTCAAAAAAAACAGAGAACAAGAAATGGAAATTTTTGAAAATTTAAATTCAAAAGGTATGGAATTATCAATAATGGACTTGTGTAAAAATGCGTTGTTTCTAAAAATTGATAAAAAAGATTTCGAAGAACATGAAGATCTTATTGTTAATCTTTTCAATAAAAATTTAAATATATCAGAATATGAAAATAGATTGCCTTCAGAAGAAATAGAAGATAACAAAAAAAGAGAGATAGAAGAATCTTTTATATATACATACATAGTTTATGCTTTAAAAACAGATAAGCACAAACGAAAAGATAGAAGAAGTATGTTGAAATTTTTTACCCAAACTCTTAGTGGCGATAATTGAACTATCAACGAATTCGAAAAAAACATTAACAATTTGGGTAAATATTTTTCAATATTCTTGGAAGTTTGATTCGGAAGATATAAAGGACCTGATAGTTCATTATATGAATTTAGAAATTATATGGACGTTTTTGACAAAAAAGGCGCTTTGCTTTCGCTCTTGTTTTATATTTCTGATTTATTCGAAAAAAACTATGATCCTTATATAAAAAAAATCTTCTATAAAGACGAAAAATACGAAAAAATGAAAAATATATTTTTTGAAATAGAGAAATGAAGTTTTGGAGTTGTTCAATATAGGGGTGGACAATCTTCTGTTGGTGCAACAATAGCACTAACAAAATATATTGATTCAATCAAAAATAGAAGTAATTACTTTTTAGAATTAGATAAATATATAGGTAAATGATTCGGTGGTAAAGTCGGTGGTTTTGAAGAAAATGATAAAAGTATACCTAAAATAAGTATGGATTTTAAAACTCCTACAAGAGAAGAATTCATAAGTTCATTAATTGAAAAAAAACTAAAAGCACCAGTTAGAAAAACCTTTTTAAAAAGAATAGAAGAATACACATACAACCAAGGAAATAACAAGAAACAAATCGAATTTATTGATCCTTCTATCGAACACATAATTCCTCAAACTCTCTCTAGAGAATGAAAAAAATATTTAGTTGAAAATTCTGAAAATGAATATAACGAAAGCAATATTGAAGAAATCTCGACAAACAAAATAGATATGATAGGAAATTTGTTAATTTTTGATAGTAGTGAAAATACAAAAATATCCAATAAAATATTTAGTGATAAACAAAGATGGTATAAAAAATCTAACAGCATGTCAGCAAGAAATATAAATATAGTTGACAATTTTAATTTAACAAATATAGAAGTATTTTCTTTAAAACAATTAGACCATAGAACAGAGGCGTTGGCAACACTTCTTGCTGATACAATTTACAAATATGAATAA
- the dcm gene encoding DNA (cytosine-5-)-methyltransferase — translation MNKKLKVFETFAGIGAQHKALEILKKNNTLDYEIVGTSEWDAWANISYHAIHNNNKNIAKELSDEKIDNFLKKFTLSLDSKSPAKFSSIKKLSRQNKEILYSSLVLNNNLSDITKVTGKQLFDTTKGIDLLTYSFPCQDLSTAGSFHGGNQGMKKGSGTRSGLLWEIERILKELKKIEQLPKFLLLENVRNMLSNAHIKDYEEWLKFLNSIGYNTQTYVLNSNDFGSPQKRTRVFGLSVLKPDYNFEDTFKETKEVIEKNNQPKSVSEIFSITKKLDEIITTKYTKDLSLNLDEFINSVPNNTYSRKKIFEDNPHLFVKNKEELTKNINYQKIKDGYMTLTTRTITTKQDRNPNAGVIDISNTIIEKELIKRGLNNKSRYRFLTPRECFMLMGFESEDFNRVIKEICRKDILLRQAGNSIAVNVLVSIFMHIKEQNK, via the coding sequence ATGAATAAAAAGTTGAAAGTTTTTGAAACGTTCGCAGGGATAGGGGCTCAACATAAAGCATTAGAAATTTTAAAGAAAAATAACACTTTAGATTATGAGATAGTAGGGACTAGCGAATGAGATGCTTGGGCAAATATTTCTTATCATGCAATTCATAATAATAATAAAAATATTGCTAAAGAATTAAGTGATGAAAAAATTGATAATTTTTTAAAAAAGTTTACTTTATCTTTAGACTCAAAAAGTCCGGCAAAATTTAGTTCAATCAAAAAATTATCAAGACAAAATAAAGAAATTTTATATTCTTCTCTTGTTTTAAACAATAACTTATCGGACATAACGAAAGTAACAGGTAAACAGCTCTTTGATACAACTAAAGGTATTGATCTTTTAACTTATTCTTTTCCTTGCCAAGATCTATCAACCGCTGGTAGTTTTCACGGTGGTAATCAAGGAATGAAAAAGGGAAGTGGAACAAGATCTGGTTTACTTTGAGAAATCGAAAGAATATTGAAAGAATTAAAAAAAATTGAACAATTACCTAAATTTTTATTATTAGAAAATGTTCGTAATATGCTCTCTAACGCACATATTAAAGATTACGAAGAATGGTTGAAGTTTTTGAATAGTATTGGTTATAACACACAAACATACGTTTTAAATTCAAATGATTTTGGGTCGCCACAAAAAAGAACACGTGTTTTTGGTTTAAGTGTTTTGAAACCTGATTATAATTTTGAGGATACATTTAAAGAAACTAAAGAAGTTATTGAAAAAAATAATCAACCAAAATCTGTTTCTGAAATATTTTCAATAACTAAAAAGCTAGATGAAATAATCACAACAAAATACACAAAAGACTTGTCTTTAAATTTAGATGAATTCATAAATTCTGTTCCAAACAATACATATTCAAGAAAAAAAATATTCGAAGACAATCCACATCTTTTTGTAAAAAATAAAGAAGAGTTAACAAAAAATATTAATTATCAAAAAATAAAGGATGGATATATGACATTAACAACAAGGACAATAACAACGAAACAAGATCGAAATCCTAACGCAGGAGTTATTGATATTTCTAACACAATAATCGAAAAAGAATTAATTAAAAGGGGTCTCAATAATAAATCTCGCTATAGATTTTTAACCCCTCGCGAATGCTTTATGTTAATGGGTTTTGAGTCTGAAGATTTTAATCGAGTTATAAAAGAAATTTGCAGAAAAGATATTTTACTAAGGCAGGCAGGTAACTCTATTGCTGTTAATGTTTTAGTGAGTATATTCATGCACATTAAAGAACAAAATAAATAA
- a CDS encoding DEAD/DEAH box helicase family protein translates to MSIERNEFISKKLEAHLHLASEGAIEVKIVSPFISKLGTKFLKQIIENNSSIKKLKIITTTYDGTSKFLDLGALENLYNNFKNKNIIEIVIENSYQNNIERLHAKNMIFIKPNNLSVAFVGSSNVTDKGMNTGKETSVRIDEVFNPTVFHNANNYFDQLWNDRENFFSIEDREKLNLAMSKKERYEVQIKNSFLKRQQELTDTDFHSLQSKNESKKLYGYQQNAICKIFENIKNGNNKHLLVMATGTGKTFTIMSFIEQYYNNQDYHQNNDFPKVLFLAPRNEILESSIETLKYSLKNVNESYIFKFFSNYNKTEKYNGESFIFSTYQSTILNKDWISQQDFDLLIIDEVHHSEADGLKEIIERLANKTKHLIGLTATPERTDGFNISNYFDNKYVYEIGLHEAIDKGYLCDFNYYFINDETNIEGVDVINDTKELAKRLNNKERNKLILKTINEQIIPYTEEIKSVLFCINIEHANAIAEFLKSNDLKAECLSSQDNNTKRSEILDNFQKGKINFLCTVNILNEGIDIPSINSVIFLRPTQSFLIYLQQLGRGLRKFDNKILEIYDFVNNVDLNINKKYNPFLIQKAFFGDNNTALSAIKVALEKDQFNTIEKWMPGDSILHLSKLNKKTLLDKISEYGKLQSLDSILKNYQKGVLDYEKYKNFFKDTQLATYELYKKKKSLSKKNSNFSNFGSYDYDILLSFSIFNHKKIIIEFLKLLENKTHQKRFVVEMFISFFFTSRKEINKKSCSIQEALKEIFSKKELLNELIFLLNWKLESEILLENKIEDLYGTYINQLQMQVLIGTYIIGDNIEAKLIQRGIEIVNDSVFIKAREQNINTAFKHTNFYDWNTGVLHWESPDGWRINCEVKEYKTLIEQYKPIYVLCNSKNLYEKTGNPKYGIFLGKPKKIKIIKEEKKSNGNWNIFFELTMKN, encoded by the coding sequence ATGAGTATTGAAAGAAATGAATTTATTTCCAAGAAACTGGAAGCTCACTTACACCTTGCGAGTGAAGGAGCAATTGAGGTAAAAATTGTTAGTCCATTTATTTCTAAATTAGGGACTAAATTTTTGAAACAAATAATTGAAAACAATTCTTCAATTAAAAAATTAAAAATAATAACAACAACTTATGATGGAACATCAAAATTTTTAGACTTAGGTGCATTAGAGAATCTTTACAATAATTTTAAAAATAAAAACATTATTGAAATAGTCATTGAAAATAGTTATCAAAATAATATTGAAAGATTACACGCTAAGAATATGATTTTTATCAAACCGAATAATCTTTCTGTTGCTTTTGTAGGCTCGTCAAATGTAACCGATAAAGGTATGAACACAGGAAAAGAAACAAGTGTAAGAATAGATGAAGTTTTTAATCCTACAGTTTTTCATAACGCCAATAATTATTTTGATCAACTTTGAAATGATAGAGAAAATTTTTTTAGTATTGAAGATAGAGAAAAATTAAATTTAGCAATGAGTAAAAAAGAACGTTATGAAGTTCAAATTAAAAATTCTTTTTTAAAAAGACAACAAGAGTTAACCGATACTGATTTTCATAGTCTTCAATCCAAAAATGAAAGCAAAAAACTCTATGGTTATCAACAAAATGCAATTTGCAAAATTTTTGAAAACATTAAAAATGGAAATAACAAACATTTATTAGTTATGGCCACTGGAACAGGAAAAACTTTTACTATCATGAGTTTTATTGAACAATACTACAATAACCAAGATTATCATCAGAATAATGATTTTCCAAAAGTTTTATTTCTTGCGCCAAGAAACGAAATTCTTGAATCGAGCATCGAAACATTAAAATATAGTTTAAAAAATGTTAATGAATCATATATTTTTAAATTTTTTAGCAATTATAACAAAACCGAAAAGTATAATGGGGAATCATTTATTTTTTCAACATATCAATCAACAATTTTGAACAAAGATTGAATAAGTCAACAAGATTTTGATCTTTTAATAATTGATGAAGTTCACCACTCTGAAGCTGATGGCTTAAAAGAAATTATCGAACGTTTAGCAAATAAAACAAAACACTTGATCGGTTTAACTGCAACACCAGAAAGAACTGACGGCTTCAACATTTCCAATTATTTTGATAATAAATATGTATACGAAATAGGATTGCACGAGGCTATAGACAAAGGTTATTTGTGTGATTTTAATTATTATTTTATAAACGACGAGACCAATATTGAAGGGGTTGATGTCATTAATGATACTAAAGAACTGGCAAAACGTTTAAACAACAAAGAACGAAACAAATTAATACTTAAGACAATTAATGAACAAATTATCCCATATACCGAAGAAATAAAATCTGTTTTGTTTTGTATAAATATAGAGCATGCAAATGCAATTGCTGAATTTTTAAAATCTAACGACTTAAAAGCTGAATGTTTAAGTTCTCAAGATAACAACACTAAAAGAAGTGAAATTTTAGATAATTTCCAAAAAGGTAAAATAAATTTTTTATGCACAGTGAACATTTTAAATGAGGGGATAGATATTCCAAGTATTAATAGCGTTATTTTCTTAAGACCGACTCAATCCTTTTTAATATACTTGCAACAGCTAGGAAGAGGTCTGAGAAAATTTGATAACAAAATTTTAGAAATTTATGATTTTGTTAATAACGTGGATTTAAATATCAACAAGAAATATAATCCTTTCTTAATTCAAAAAGCGTTTTTCGGTGACAATAATACAGCACTTAGTGCAATTAAGGTTGCTCTTGAAAAAGATCAATTTAATACTATTGAAAAATGAATGCCAGGTGACTCAATTTTGCATTTATCAAAATTGAACAAAAAAACATTACTAGATAAAATTTCAGAGTACGGAAAATTGCAAAGTTTAGATTCAATTTTAAAGAACTATCAAAAAGGTGTTCTAGATTACGAAAAATACAAGAACTTTTTCAAAGACACACAATTAGCTACTTATGAATTATATAAAAAGAAAAAATCACTTTCTAAGAAAAATAGTAATTTTTCAAATTTTGGTAGTTATGACTACGATATACTTTTATCTTTTTCTATTTTTAATCACAAAAAAATTATTATTGAATTTTTAAAATTATTAGAAAACAAAACACACCAAAAAAGATTTGTGGTCGAAATGTTTATTTCATTTTTCTTCACCTCTAGAAAAGAAATTAATAAAAAATCTTGTTCAATTCAAGAAGCTTTAAAAGAAATTTTTTCTAAAAAAGAATTATTAAATGAATTGATATTTTTGCTTAATTGAAAATTGGAAAGTGAAATTTTATTAGAAAATAAAATAGAAGATTTATATGGAACTTATATCAATCAACTTCAAATGCAAGTTTTAATAGGAACTTATATAATTGGTGATAATATAGAAGCTAAATTAATTCAACGTGGTATTGAAATTGTTAATGATTCTGTATTTATTAAAGCAAGAGAACAAAATATTAACACCGCTTTTAAACATACTAATTTTTATGATTGAAATACTGGCGTTTTACATTGAGAATCTCCAGATGGTTGAAGAATTAACTGCGAAGTTAAAGAATATAAAACTTTAATTGAGCAATATAAACCTATATATGTTTTATGTAATAGTAAAAATTTATATGAAAAAACAGGAAACCCTAAGTATGGAATATTTTTAGGTAAACCAAAAAAAATCAAAATTATTAAAGAAGAAAAAAAATCAAACGGAAATTGAAATATTTTTTTCGAATTAACAATGAAGAACTAA
- the udk gene encoding uridine kinase encodes MREKKIPVYFIIIAGGTASGKTTLAKKIAELAATNKTSVRYWSMDNYYKDFAEMSLEERKKINFDHPNSLDIQLLVEHINKFKNREAIEVPIYDFTIFSRSNKTLILEPADVIILDGILALHIPEIRNHGDLKLFIKTADDIRFIRRLQRDVHERGRTLENVINQYLTTVKPMHDLFVEPSIDVADLIVPYYEGNEVAMDLVATKAKAIIEENN; translated from the coding sequence ATGAGAGAGAAAAAAATACCTGTTTATTTTATTATTATTGCTGGAGGAACAGCATCAGGTAAAACAACTTTAGCTAAAAAAATAGCTGAATTAGCAGCTACTAACAAAACATCTGTAAGATATTGATCTATGGATAATTATTATAAAGATTTTGCCGAAATGTCTTTAGAAGAACGCAAAAAAATCAATTTTGATCACCCTAATTCATTAGACATCCAACTTTTAGTTGAACACATCAATAAATTCAAAAATCGCGAAGCAATTGAAGTGCCAATTTATGATTTTACAATTTTTTCGCGTTCAAATAAAACTTTGATTCTTGAGCCAGCGGATGTTATTATTTTGGATGGAATTTTAGCTTTACATATCCCTGAAATTAGAAATCATGGTGATTTAAAGTTATTCATTAAAACTGCTGATGATATTAGATTTATTCGTCGTTTACAACGTGACGTGCATGAACGTGGTAGAACTTTGGAAAATGTTATTAATCAATATTTGACCACCGTTAAACCAATGCATGATTTATTTGTTGAACCAAGCATTGATGTTGCTGATTTAATTGTTCCTTATTATGAAGGTAATGAGGTAGCAATGGATTTGGTAGCAACAAAAGCCAAAGCTATTATTGAAGAAAATAACTAA